In Spirochaetota bacterium, a single genomic region encodes these proteins:
- a CDS encoding ABC transporter ATP-binding protein: protein MNAVEVSGLTKRFGDFTAVDAVSFQVNKGEIFGFLGPNGAGKSTTIKMLCGILAPTEGRGRVGGHDIVTDQDAIKQSIGYMSQRFSLYEDLTVMENLEFFGSVYGLSGRRLKERMALAMEMADIGDRKNSLVKELPGGVKQRLALGGAILHDPPMLFLDEPTSGVDPLARRNFWDLIYKFSGEGKTVFVTTHYMDEAEHCDRIALIIAGKIIELDSPQALKDGLGYGVFALSADNFIDIFDAVSRLPYVKEAAIFGSDIHLLCEKGFPLEKELRRFMKERGLRGFTIERVEPSLEDVFVTNARKLGV from the coding sequence ATGAATGCGGTCGAGGTAAGCGGGCTTACAAAGAGGTTCGGGGACTTCACGGCGGTGGACGCGGTGAGCTTCCAGGTCAACAAGGGCGAGATATTCGGGTTCCTGGGCCCCAACGGCGCGGGAAAGAGCACGACCATCAAGATGCTCTGCGGCATCCTCGCGCCCACGGAGGGCAGGGGACGCGTGGGCGGTCACGACATCGTCACGGACCAGGACGCGATCAAGCAGAGCATAGGCTACATGTCGCAGCGCTTCTCGCTCTACGAGGATCTCACGGTGATGGAAAACCTGGAATTTTTCGGGAGCGTGTACGGGCTGTCCGGAAGACGCCTCAAGGAGCGGATGGCGCTCGCGATGGAAATGGCCGATATCGGCGACCGGAAAAATTCGCTCGTGAAGGAACTTCCCGGCGGGGTGAAGCAGCGACTTGCGCTGGGCGGCGCCATCCTGCACGATCCGCCCATGCTCTTCCTTGACGAGCCCACGTCGGGCGTCGACCCGCTCGCGCGGAGAAATTTCTGGGACCTCATCTACAAGTTTTCCGGCGAGGGCAAGACCGTCTTCGTGACTACGCATTACATGGACGAGGCGGAGCACTGCGACCGCATCGCGCTCATCATCGCCGGGAAGATCATAGAGCTCGATTCCCCGCAGGCCCTCAAGGACGGGCTCGGATACGGCGTGTTCGCGCTGAGCGCCGATAATTTCATCGATATCTTCGACGCCGTCTCGCGGCTCCCCTATGTGAAAGAAGCAGCGATCTTCGGGAGCGATATTCACCTGCTCTGCGAGAAGGGATTTCCCCTTGAAAAGGAGCTTCGGCGCTTCATGAAGGAGCGCGGGCTGCGGGGGTTTACCATCGAGCGCGTGGAGCCGAGCCTGGAGGATGTGTTCGTGACGAACGCGAGGAAGCTTGGGGTTTAG